One part of the Lapillicoccus jejuensis genome encodes these proteins:
- the miaA gene encoding tRNA (adenosine(37)-N6)-dimethylallyltransferase MiaA has protein sequence MTPATGPVVAVVGATATGKSDLGVELALRLGGEVVSADALQLYRGMDIGTAKLTPDERRGVPHHQLDVLDVRDEASVAAYQREARADLAAIAARGRRPLLVGGSGLYVRAALDRLDIPPTDPAVRARLEAELAEQGVDVLRARLARVDPAAAAAIEPRNGRRIVRALEVVELTGRPFSATLPTRELAVPTVILGLRADRAELDARIERRVDRMWEQGLLAEVERLLPLGLREGRTAAKAIGYQQALAQLDGDLTEREAREQTAAGTRRLVRRQESWFGPDPRLHWLPAGSPDLLDRALALVEAADG, from the coding sequence GTGACCCCCGCCACGGGACCCGTCGTCGCCGTCGTCGGCGCGACGGCGACCGGCAAGTCGGACCTCGGGGTGGAGCTGGCGCTGAGGCTCGGTGGTGAGGTCGTCTCCGCCGACGCCCTGCAGCTGTACCGGGGCATGGACATCGGCACGGCCAAGCTGACGCCGGACGAGCGCCGCGGGGTCCCGCACCACCAGCTCGACGTCCTCGACGTGCGCGACGAGGCGAGCGTGGCGGCGTACCAGCGGGAGGCCCGCGCCGACCTCGCGGCGATCGCCGCCCGGGGCCGTCGCCCCCTGCTCGTCGGGGGGTCGGGGCTCTACGTACGCGCGGCGCTGGACCGCCTCGACATCCCGCCGACCGACCCGGCCGTCCGCGCCCGGCTCGAGGCCGAGCTCGCCGAGCAGGGCGTCGACGTGCTCCGAGCCCGGCTGGCGCGGGTGGACCCGGCCGCGGCCGCGGCCATCGAGCCGCGCAACGGCCGCCGGATCGTCCGCGCGCTCGAGGTCGTCGAGCTGACCGGGCGCCCGTTCTCGGCGACCCTGCCGACGCGCGAGCTCGCCGTCCCGACGGTGATCCTCGGGCTGCGCGCCGACCGCGCCGAGCTCGACGCGCGCATCGAGCGCCGCGTCGACCGGATGTGGGAGCAGGGCCTGCTCGCCGAGGTCGAGCGGCTGCTCCCGCTCGGGCTGCGCGAGGGCCGGACGGCGGCCAAGGCGATCGGCTACCAGCAGGCCCTGGCCCAGCTCGACGGCGACCTCACCGAGCGCGAGGCGCGCGAGCAGACCGCCGCCGGCACCCGCCGGTTGGTCCGCCGGCAGGAGTCGTGGTTCGGCCCGGACCCGCGCCTCCACTGGCTGCCGGCCGGGTCGCCGGACCTGCTCGACCGCGCGCTGGCGCTGGTCGAGGCGGCCGACGGCTGA
- a CDS encoding nucleotidyltransferase domain-containing protein, with the protein MTTASPDRPYDDPRYDDLAAATVAARGVVAERFPDARTAWLGGSVARGEATAASDLDVTVLLDGPPAPFRDTVRWHGWLVELFVHTDASLDHYRRADLQDRRQPTMSRLVGESVVLVDRDGSGARRRAECLAEIGAGPSPLSDDDLRLARYRVTAWVDDLRSAAPALRTAAATTAYGELLGLLLDVHRRWRGQGKGLAREVLALDAAQGTRWLERADAGLAAALAGDPGPLAGLADEVLDLAGGPLREGLRLAGEEG; encoded by the coding sequence ATGACAACCGCCTCCCCAGACCGCCCGTACGACGACCCCCGGTACGACGACCTCGCGGCCGCCACCGTGGCGGCGCGCGGCGTCGTCGCGGAGCGCTTCCCGGACGCGCGGACGGCCTGGCTCGGCGGGTCGGTGGCCCGCGGGGAGGCGACCGCGGCCAGCGACCTCGACGTCACGGTCCTGCTCGACGGTCCGCCGGCGCCGTTCCGGGACACGGTGCGGTGGCACGGGTGGCTCGTCGAGCTCTTCGTCCACACCGACGCCTCGCTCGACCACTACCGGCGCGCCGACCTGCAGGACCGGCGACAGCCGACGATGTCGCGTCTCGTGGGCGAGAGCGTCGTGCTGGTCGACCGCGACGGGTCGGGGGCCCGGCGGCGCGCCGAGTGCCTCGCCGAGATCGGGGCCGGTCCGTCACCGCTCTCCGACGACGACCTGCGCCTGGCCCGCTACCGGGTGACGGCGTGGGTCGACGACCTGCGCTCGGCCGCGCCGGCGCTGCGGACCGCCGCCGCGACGACGGCGTACGGCGAGCTGCTCGGCCTGCTCCTCGACGTCCACCGGCGCTGGCGCGGACAGGGCAAGGGGCTGGCCCGCGAGGTGCTCGCCCTCGACGCGGCGCAGGGCACCCGGTGGCTCGAGCGTGCCGACGCGGGGCTCGCCGCCGCTCTCGCCGGCGACCCGGGGCCCCTCGCCGGCCTCGCCGACGAGGTGCTCGACCTCGCCGGCGGGCCGCTGCGCGAGGGCCTGCGGCTCGCCGGCGAGGAGGGCTGA
- the miaB gene encoding tRNA (N6-isopentenyl adenosine(37)-C2)-methylthiotransferase MiaB, with the protein MTQAPTQAPTQVPTQVPTKTYDVRTHGCQMNVHDSERLAGLLEAAGYTDVHALGADAPEVADVVVFNTCAVRENADNKLYGNLGHLRPAKLRNPDMQIAVGGCLAQKDQGTIVQKAPWVDVVFGTHNIGSLPALLERARHNREAAVEIKESLEVFPSTLPTRRDSAYAAWVSISVGCNNTCTFCIVPSLRGKEVDRRPGEILAEIEALVAQGVVEVTLLGQNVNSYGVEFGDRLAFGKLLRACGDIEGLERVRFTSPHPAAFTDDVIEAMAQTPNVMPSLHMPLQSGSDRVLRAMRRSYRSDRFLGIIDRVRAAMPDAAITTDLIVGFPGETEEDFEATLDVVRASRFSGAFTFQYSIRAGTPAATMEDQVPKPVVQERYDRLLAVQEEIAWAGNRALEGRTVEVLVATGEGRKDAETRRLSGRARDNRLVHFSVPDGAPEPRPGDVVLVDVTYGAPHHLVADSGLQGGTYEVRRTRGGDAWAALQDSGARKPAVSLGMPSVGPRPQAGPQAIEPESCPV; encoded by the coding sequence GTGACGCAGGCCCCGACGCAGGCCCCGACGCAGGTCCCGACGCAGGTCCCGACGAAGACGTACGACGTGCGCACGCACGGCTGCCAGATGAACGTCCACGACTCCGAGCGCCTCGCCGGGCTGCTCGAGGCGGCCGGCTACACCGACGTGCACGCCCTCGGCGCCGACGCCCCCGAGGTCGCCGACGTCGTCGTCTTCAACACCTGCGCCGTCCGCGAGAACGCCGACAACAAGCTCTACGGGAACCTCGGCCACCTGCGCCCGGCCAAGCTGAGGAACCCGGACATGCAGATCGCCGTCGGCGGCTGCCTCGCCCAGAAGGACCAGGGCACGATCGTGCAGAAGGCGCCGTGGGTCGACGTCGTCTTCGGCACCCACAACATCGGCTCGCTGCCGGCCCTGCTCGAGCGCGCCCGTCACAACCGCGAGGCCGCGGTCGAGATCAAGGAGAGCCTCGAGGTCTTCCCGAGCACCCTGCCGACCCGGCGCGACAGCGCCTACGCCGCGTGGGTGTCGATCTCGGTGGGCTGCAACAACACCTGCACCTTCTGCATCGTCCCGAGCCTGCGCGGTAAGGAGGTCGACCGCCGCCCCGGCGAGATCCTCGCCGAGATCGAGGCGCTCGTCGCGCAGGGTGTCGTCGAGGTGACCCTGCTCGGGCAGAACGTCAACTCGTACGGCGTCGAGTTCGGCGACCGGCTCGCCTTCGGCAAGCTGCTGCGCGCCTGCGGCGACATCGAGGGTCTCGAGCGGGTGCGCTTCACCAGCCCGCACCCCGCCGCGTTCACCGACGACGTCATCGAGGCGATGGCCCAGACCCCCAACGTCATGCCCAGCCTGCACATGCCGCTGCAGTCCGGCTCCGACCGCGTCCTCAGGGCGATGCGTCGCTCCTACCGCAGCGACCGCTTCCTCGGCATCATCGACCGCGTCCGCGCCGCGATGCCCGACGCCGCGATCACGACCGACCTCATCGTCGGATTCCCGGGCGAGACCGAGGAGGACTTCGAGGCCACCCTCGACGTCGTCCGCGCCTCCCGCTTCTCCGGCGCCTTCACCTTCCAGTACTCGATCCGGGCCGGCACCCCCGCCGCGACGATGGAGGACCAGGTGCCGAAGCCGGTCGTCCAGGAGCGCTACGACCGGCTGCTCGCCGTCCAGGAGGAGATCGCCTGGGCCGGCAACCGGGCCCTCGAGGGCCGCACCGTCGAGGTGCTCGTCGCCACCGGGGAGGGTCGCAAGGACGCCGAGACCCGCCGCCTGTCCGGCCGGGCCCGCGACAACCGGCTCGTGCACTTCTCCGTCCCCGACGGCGCCCCCGAGCCGCGCCCCGGTGACGTGGTCCTCGTCGACGTCACGTACGGCGCCCCGCACCACCTGGTCGCCGACTCGGGGCTGCAGGGCGGCACCTACGAGGTCCGCCGCACCCGCGGTGGCGACGCGTGGGCGGCGCTGCAGGACAGCGGGGCACGCAAGCCGGCCGTGTCGCTGGGGATGCCGTCGGTCGGTCCTCGCCCCCAGGCCGGGCCTCAGGCCATCGAGCCGGAGTCCTGCCCCGTCTGA
- a CDS encoding class I SAM-dependent methyltransferase — MSEHYFTADPGSAGPRRELRLTLGGHEVLLHTAGGTFSPERLDAGTSVLLREAAAPPATGTFLDLGCGWGPIALDLALRSPGATVWAVDVNERARALTAENAAAAGVGDRVRVSAPEDVPVDVAFDRLWSNPPIRVGKAVLHGMLEQWLPRLAPDGEAWLVVQKHLGSDSLQRWVEEHDGVLAPFGCERAATGRGYRVLKVARR; from the coding sequence GTGAGCGAGCACTACTTCACCGCCGATCCCGGCAGCGCCGGCCCGCGCCGCGAGCTGCGGCTGACCCTCGGCGGTCACGAGGTCCTCCTGCACACGGCGGGGGGCACCTTCTCGCCCGAGCGGCTCGACGCGGGGACGTCGGTGCTGCTGCGCGAGGCGGCCGCTCCCCCGGCCACCGGCACGTTCCTCGACCTCGGCTGCGGGTGGGGCCCCATCGCGCTCGACCTGGCGCTGCGCTCGCCCGGGGCGACCGTCTGGGCGGTCGACGTCAACGAGCGGGCGCGCGCCCTCACCGCCGAGAACGCCGCCGCCGCCGGGGTCGGCGACCGTGTGCGGGTGTCCGCGCCCGAGGACGTGCCGGTCGACGTGGCGTTCGACCGGCTGTGGTCCAACCCGCCGATCCGGGTCGGCAAGGCCGTCCTGCACGGGATGCTCGAGCAGTGGCTCCCCCGCCTCGCCCCGGACGGCGAGGCGTGGCTCGTCGTCCAGAAGCACCTCGGTTCGGACTCGCTGCAGCGCTGGGTCGAGGAGCACGACGGCGTCCTCGCTCCGTTCGGCTGCGAGCGCGCGGCCACCGGGCGCGGCTACCGCGTGCTCAAGGTGGCGCGCAGATGA
- a CDS encoding YdeI/OmpD-associated family protein: MRLETVVELGGKTATGLPLSDEVVEALGGGRRPKVAVTIGGHTYRTTVGVMGGRCLVPLSAEHRAAAGVAAGDAVTVDVVLDDAPREVEVPDDLAAALEAAGARRAFDALSPSARKEHVRAVTEAKRLETRARRVDAVVARLTGG, encoded by the coding sequence ATGCGCCTTGAGACCGTCGTCGAGCTCGGCGGGAAGACCGCCACCGGCCTGCCCCTGTCCGACGAGGTCGTCGAGGCCCTCGGCGGCGGCCGCCGCCCGAAGGTCGCCGTGACGATCGGCGGCCACACCTACCGCACGACGGTCGGCGTCATGGGCGGCCGCTGCCTCGTCCCGCTCAGCGCGGAGCACCGCGCCGCGGCCGGGGTCGCCGCGGGTGACGCGGTGACCGTCGACGTCGTCCTCGACGACGCGCCGCGTGAGGTCGAGGTCCCGGACGACCTCGCCGCCGCGCTGGAGGCGGCCGGCGCCCGCCGGGCCTTCGACGCCCTGAGCCCGTCGGCCCGGAAGGAGCACGTCCGCGCCGTCACCGAGGCCAAGCGCCTCGAGACCCGCGCCCGGCGCGTCGACGCGGTGGTCGCCCGGCTCACGGGCGGGTGA
- a CDS encoding primary-amine oxidase, which yields MTTPTTCAHPLDPPTADELTAATALLAREKGVGDGWRLTAMELVEPAKADVDTAEQGGPVPPRRLRVVAYDRAAVLAHVAVVRLDGGDGTGGEPVLESWEAVPGVQPNVTVDEWTEADAVLRAHPDVVAALAARGVTDLDLVFMDTWCFSGPLVPERWAGRRVGSSDTWVRKAPGANPYAGPVGGFHCLIDLGTMELLEIEDDPAAASVPRPSVMGEYVPSLLPAELREASTRPPIAPLDVTQPEGPGFTVEGNLLTWQNWSVRIGFTGREGLVLHRLTYRDGDRVRSVAGRMSFAEMVVPYRDPSVDHARRTAFDIGEWGLGFMTTSLELGCDCLGEIRYLDATLHDSHGAPYTIRNAICLHEEDDAVLWKHVDHGGAAEVRRSRRFVISFHVTVANYEYLVYWRLYLDGTIECEVRATGIMVVTAFAEGQEHPHGTLVDERTYAPFHQHFLVARLDLDVDGRENTVVRSETRIAPTGPGNPDGLGLVQATEPITTEGYDDLSWETQRTWKVVNERTTNGLGTHPSYKLVPGGAIPPMFAPGSPVLERAGVIAHPVWVTPNDPEQRWPSGEFVVQSTRDHGLPEWVRAGRPTQDTDVVLWYVFGIHHVTRPEDWPVMPSDAVRFELKPFGFFDRNPALDVPPPPGHGGDHCSTHEGHGH from the coding sequence ATGACCACGCCCACGACCTGCGCCCACCCCCTCGACCCGCCGACCGCGGACGAGCTGACCGCGGCCACCGCGCTGCTGGCCCGCGAGAAGGGCGTCGGCGACGGCTGGCGCCTGACCGCGATGGAGCTGGTCGAGCCGGCCAAGGCCGACGTCGACACCGCCGAGCAGGGCGGGCCCGTCCCGCCGCGGCGGCTGCGGGTCGTCGCCTACGACCGGGCCGCCGTCCTCGCGCACGTCGCCGTCGTCCGGCTCGACGGCGGGGACGGGACCGGCGGCGAGCCGGTCCTCGAGTCGTGGGAGGCCGTGCCGGGCGTCCAGCCCAACGTCACCGTCGACGAGTGGACCGAGGCCGACGCGGTCCTGCGCGCCCACCCCGACGTCGTCGCGGCGCTCGCCGCCCGCGGCGTCACCGACCTCGACCTCGTCTTCATGGACACCTGGTGCTTCTCCGGGCCGCTCGTGCCGGAGCGCTGGGCGGGCCGTCGGGTCGGCTCGAGCGACACGTGGGTGCGCAAGGCCCCGGGAGCCAACCCGTACGCCGGCCCGGTCGGCGGCTTCCACTGCCTCATCGACCTCGGGACGATGGAGCTGCTCGAGATCGAGGACGACCCGGCCGCGGCGTCGGTCCCGCGCCCGTCGGTGATGGGGGAATACGTCCCCTCGCTCCTGCCCGCCGAGCTGCGCGAGGCCTCGACCCGGCCCCCGATCGCCCCGCTCGACGTCACCCAGCCCGAGGGGCCCGGCTTCACCGTCGAGGGGAACCTGCTCACCTGGCAGAACTGGTCGGTCCGCATCGGCTTCACCGGCCGCGAGGGCCTGGTCCTGCACCGGCTCACCTACCGTGACGGCGACCGGGTCCGCTCGGTCGCGGGCCGGATGTCCTTCGCCGAGATGGTCGTGCCCTACCGCGACCCGTCGGTCGACCACGCCCGCCGCACCGCCTTCGACATCGGCGAGTGGGGGCTGGGGTTCATGACGACCTCGCTCGAGCTGGGCTGCGACTGCCTCGGCGAGATCCGCTACCTCGACGCGACCCTGCACGACAGCCACGGGGCGCCGTACACCATCCGCAACGCGATCTGCCTGCACGAGGAGGACGACGCGGTGCTGTGGAAGCACGTCGACCACGGTGGCGCCGCCGAGGTGCGCCGGTCGCGGCGGTTCGTCATCTCGTTCCACGTCACCGTGGCCAACTACGAGTACCTCGTCTACTGGCGCCTCTACCTCGACGGCACCATCGAGTGCGAGGTCCGCGCGACCGGGATCATGGTCGTCACGGCCTTCGCCGAGGGCCAGGAGCACCCGCACGGCACCCTCGTCGACGAGCGCACCTACGCGCCGTTCCACCAGCACTTCCTCGTCGCCCGCCTCGACCTCGACGTCGACGGCCGGGAGAACACCGTCGTGCGCTCCGAGACGCGGATCGCGCCCACCGGCCCGGGCAACCCCGACGGTCTCGGTCTCGTGCAGGCCACCGAGCCGATCACGACGGAGGGGTACGACGACCTGTCCTGGGAGACCCAGCGCACCTGGAAGGTCGTCAACGAGCGGACCACGAACGGCCTCGGCACGCACCCGTCCTACAAGCTCGTCCCGGGCGGGGCGATCCCGCCGATGTTCGCTCCCGGGTCACCGGTCCTCGAGCGCGCCGGGGTCATCGCCCACCCGGTGTGGGTGACGCCCAACGACCCCGAGCAGCGGTGGCCCAGCGGGGAGTTCGTCGTCCAGAGCACCCGGGACCACGGTCTGCCCGAGTGGGTGCGGGCCGGCCGGCCGACCCAGGACACCGACGTCGTGCTCTGGTACGTCTTCGGCATCCACCACGTCACCCGCCCCGAGGACTGGCCGGTCATGCCGAGCGACGCGGTCCGCTTCGAGCTCAAGCCGTTCGGGTTCTTCGACCGCAACCCCGCGCTCGACGTCCCCCCGCCGCCCGGTCACGGCGGCGACCACTGCTCGACCCACGAGGGTCACGGGCACTGA
- the dapF gene encoding diaminopimelate epimerase, which produces MTPTSLPFTKGHGTENDFVLVPDPDGSLDLAPQHVSALADRRAGLGGDGVIRVVPTLHAHEPEVRAQADEASWFMDYRNADGSPAEMCGNGTRVFAEYLRREGMETEAEFAIATRAGTKSVRAVDGGWAVDLGPWRVVDPATARARGGDALVTPYGGPTLPGLTLDLGNPHTVVVLPPELDLADLDLTRAPRVEPEPPHGTNVELVRAVGPGHIALRVHERGVGETRSCGTGAAAAALAVRWWEGIVDDVPGDDSGADRWTVDVPGGRLTVIALPGDHVELSGPAVLLADGTVTLP; this is translated from the coding sequence GTGACCCCGACCTCGCTGCCCTTCACCAAGGGCCACGGCACGGAGAACGACTTCGTCCTCGTGCCCGACCCGGACGGCTCCCTCGACCTGGCCCCGCAGCACGTGTCCGCCCTCGCCGACCGCCGGGCGGGTCTCGGCGGCGACGGAGTGATCCGGGTCGTGCCGACGCTGCACGCCCACGAGCCGGAGGTCCGTGCGCAGGCCGACGAGGCCTCGTGGTTCATGGACTACCGCAACGCCGACGGCTCGCCGGCGGAGATGTGCGGCAACGGCACCCGCGTCTTCGCCGAGTACCTGCGCCGGGAGGGGATGGAGACCGAGGCCGAGTTCGCCATCGCGACCCGCGCCGGCACGAAGTCCGTCCGCGCCGTCGACGGGGGTTGGGCCGTCGACCTCGGCCCGTGGCGGGTCGTCGACCCCGCGACGGCCAGGGCCCGCGGCGGTGACGCGCTCGTCACGCCGTACGGCGGCCCGACGCTGCCGGGCCTCACGCTCGACCTCGGCAACCCGCACACCGTCGTCGTGCTGCCGCCGGAGCTCGACCTCGCCGACCTCGACCTCACGCGCGCCCCGCGGGTCGAGCCGGAGCCGCCGCACGGCACCAACGTCGAGCTCGTCCGCGCCGTCGGCCCGGGCCACATCGCCCTGCGCGTCCACGAGCGAGGGGTCGGGGAGACGCGCTCCTGCGGCACCGGTGCCGCCGCCGCCGCCCTCGCCGTCCGCTGGTGGGAGGGGATCGTCGACGACGTCCCCGGTGACGACAGCGGGGCCGACCGCTGGACGGTGGACGTCCCCGGAGGACGCCTCACCGTCATCGCCCTGCCGGGCGACCACGTCGAGCTGTCCGGCCCGGCGGTCCTCCTCGCCGACGGGACGGTGACCCTGCCATGA
- the hflX gene encoding GTPase HflX — protein sequence MTKRSTVLADKAAAISAEADRFEAGYLPDPETAPGHQFDGDQFDREERAALRRVAGLSTELEDVTEVEYRQLRLERVVLAGVWTEGTLQDAENSIRELSALAETAGSTVLDGVIQRRQRPDAATFLGKGKAQELRDIVVAEGADTVVCDGELTPGQRRALEDVVKVKVIDRTALILDIFAQHAQSKEGKAQVELAQLQYLLPRLRGWGESMSRQAGGQAAGGQGMGSRGPGETKIELDRRRINTRIAKLKREIASMKTVRDTKRHGRRANAVPSVAIAGYTNAGKSSLLNRLTGAGVLVENALFATLDPTVRRAETEDGRPFTLADTVGFVRALPTQLVEAFRSTLEEVGDADLLLHVVDGSHPDPEGQISAVRGVLSDVGAADVKEVVVVNKADAADPEVLDRIARHEKHCVVVSARTGEGIDRLLALVADELPRPDIEVCAVVPYDRGDLVSRVHAEADVLSVAHEDDGTHVRAKVSPVLRAELEPYVVAPAATPATAP from the coding sequence ATGACGAAACGCAGCACTGTCCTGGCCGACAAGGCCGCCGCCATCAGCGCCGAGGCGGACCGCTTCGAGGCCGGCTACCTGCCGGACCCGGAGACCGCGCCCGGCCACCAGTTCGACGGTGACCAGTTCGACCGCGAGGAGCGCGCCGCCCTGCGGCGCGTCGCGGGTCTGTCCACCGAGCTCGAGGACGTCACCGAGGTCGAGTACCGCCAGCTGCGGCTGGAGCGGGTGGTCCTCGCCGGCGTGTGGACCGAGGGCACCCTGCAGGACGCGGAGAACTCGATCCGCGAGCTGTCCGCGCTCGCCGAGACGGCCGGGTCGACCGTGCTCGACGGCGTCATCCAGCGCCGTCAGCGCCCGGACGCGGCGACCTTCCTCGGCAAGGGCAAGGCGCAGGAGCTGCGGGACATCGTCGTCGCCGAGGGCGCCGACACCGTCGTCTGCGACGGCGAGCTGACCCCCGGTCAGCGGCGCGCGCTCGAGGACGTCGTCAAGGTCAAGGTCATCGACCGCACCGCGCTCATCCTCGACATCTTCGCCCAGCACGCGCAGAGCAAGGAGGGCAAGGCGCAGGTCGAGCTGGCCCAGCTGCAGTACCTCCTCCCGCGCCTGCGCGGCTGGGGCGAGTCGATGAGCCGGCAGGCCGGTGGTCAGGCGGCCGGGGGCCAGGGCATGGGCTCGCGCGGTCCCGGTGAGACGAAGATCGAGCTGGACCGGCGACGGATCAACACCCGGATCGCCAAGCTCAAGCGCGAGATCGCGTCGATGAAGACGGTGCGCGACACCAAGCGCCACGGCCGCAGGGCCAACGCCGTGCCGAGCGTCGCCATCGCCGGCTACACCAACGCGGGCAAGTCGTCGCTGCTTAACCGGCTCACCGGCGCCGGCGTCCTCGTCGAGAACGCCCTCTTCGCGACCCTGGACCCGACGGTGCGCCGCGCGGAGACGGAGGACGGCCGCCCCTTCACGCTGGCCGACACCGTCGGCTTCGTCCGGGCCCTGCCGACCCAGCTCGTCGAGGCCTTCCGCTCGACGCTGGAGGAGGTCGGCGACGCCGACCTGCTGCTGCACGTCGTCGACGGCAGCCACCCCGACCCGGAGGGCCAGATCTCCGCCGTGCGGGGCGTCCTGTCCGACGTCGGCGCCGCCGACGTCAAGGAGGTCGTCGTCGTCAACAAGGCCGACGCGGCCGACCCCGAGGTCCTCGACCGGATCGCCCGGCACGAGAAGCACTGCGTCGTCGTGTCCGCCCGCACGGGCGAGGGCATCGACCGGCTGCTCGCGCTCGTCGCCGACGAGCTCCCCCGGCCCGACATCGAGGTCTGCGCCGTCGTCCCCTACGACCGCGGTGACCTGGTCAGCCGGGTCCACGCCGAGGCCGACGTCCTGTCCGTCGCCCACGAGGACGACGGCACCCACGTGCGGGCCAAGGTCTCGCCGGTGCTGCGCGCCGAGCTCGAGCCGTACGTCGTCGCGCCGGCCGCGACGCCCGCGACCGCGCCCTAG
- the def gene encoding peptide deformylase gives MAVRPIVITGEPVLHRPAARVEAFDDELSALVTDLYETMDAAHGVGLAAPQVGVGLRVFTYELDNEDGVPRRGVVVNPILTPDKVPTERPDVDHDSEGCLSVPGESFPLKRPLRVRVQGYDAAGAPLDFVATGWFARCMQHEFDHLNGKLYVDRLDERWSKKARKAVKKNGWGKPGSTWLPGVDRDPFGHDDVDDDLEHAHDDEQ, from the coding sequence ATGGCCGTGCGTCCCATCGTCATCACCGGCGAGCCGGTGCTCCACCGCCCCGCCGCCCGCGTCGAGGCCTTCGACGACGAGCTGTCCGCGCTCGTCACCGACCTCTACGAGACGATGGACGCCGCGCACGGCGTGGGCCTCGCCGCCCCGCAGGTCGGTGTCGGGCTGCGCGTCTTCACCTACGAGCTCGACAACGAGGACGGCGTCCCGCGCCGCGGCGTCGTCGTCAACCCGATCCTCACGCCGGACAAGGTGCCCACGGAGCGCCCCGACGTCGACCACGACTCCGAGGGCTGCCTCTCGGTGCCGGGGGAGTCGTTCCCGCTCAAGCGGCCGCTGCGCGTGCGGGTGCAGGGGTACGACGCCGCCGGCGCGCCGCTCGACTTCGTCGCCACCGGCTGGTTCGCCCGCTGCATGCAGCACGAGTTCGACCACCTCAACGGCAAGCTGTACGTCGACCGGCTCGACGAGCGCTGGTCGAAGAAGGCCCGCAAGGCCGTGAAGAAGAACGGCTGGGGGAAGCCCGGGAGCACCTGGCTGCCCGGGGTCGACCGCGACCCGTTCGGCCACGACGACGTCGACGACGACCTCGAGCACGCGCACGACGACGAGCAGTGA